One region of Limnospira fusiformis SAG 85.79 genomic DNA includes:
- the dcm gene encoding DNA (cytosine-5-)-methyltransferase encodes MKTVKFIDLFAGIGGLRLGFEQALESLGCIPDCLLSSEIDGDARQVYQANFSETPQGDIQTIPSLPPHHVLLAGFPCQSFSYAGKKAGFGDTRGTLFFEILRLMDSQQPQAFIFENVRGLVTHDQGKTINTIRQKMQERGYSFDLFLLNSSNYGVPQNRVRAYMMGVLNQTPHFNLVSDLGAKDSHSYESGQLSLFSAPKPSCKVRDILEDNPPHHYDCSAEFTTALRTFLRGNLEKLHGVRLIDYRGGNSIHSWELGLRGDCTPQEIDLMNRLITKRRHKVFGQHQDGKLLTKAQIASFYTHPNLAQLLASLVDKNYLQLIDDKYKPVAGNFSFEVYKFLDPDKISVTLVASDGNRLGVYYGGRVRRITPREAARLQGFPDSFQLHPNQNKAYRQLGNSVTIPVVKAIAQELLLNLIPTAKTPFLGKP; translated from the coding sequence ATGAAAACCGTTAAATTTATAGATTTATTCGCCGGAATTGGGGGATTGCGCCTCGGCTTTGAACAGGCGCTTGAGTCTTTAGGTTGCATTCCTGATTGTCTCCTCAGTAGTGAAATTGATGGGGATGCTAGACAGGTTTATCAAGCTAACTTTTCCGAAACTCCCCAAGGCGATATTCAGACCATTCCCTCCCTTCCCCCCCATCATGTTTTGCTGGCTGGATTTCCCTGTCAAAGTTTTTCATACGCCGGGAAAAAAGCTGGTTTTGGAGATACACGGGGAACCTTGTTTTTTGAGATTTTACGTCTCATGGATAGCCAACAACCCCAGGCTTTTATTTTTGAGAATGTTCGCGGTTTAGTCACCCATGACCAAGGGAAAACTATCAACACAATTCGCCAAAAAATGCAAGAGCGTGGTTATAGTTTTGACCTATTTTTACTGAATAGCTCCAACTATGGTGTTCCCCAAAATCGCGTCCGAGCCTATATGATGGGTGTTCTGAACCAAACCCCTCACTTCAACCTAGTGTCAGATTTGGGTGCTAAGGATTCTCACTCTTATGAGTCCGGTCAACTGTCTCTATTTTCTGCGCCTAAACCTTCCTGTAAAGTCAGAGATATTTTAGAGGATAATCCCCCCCACCATTATGATTGTTCTGCGGAATTTACAACGGCGTTACGCACCTTTCTTCGCGGAAACTTAGAGAAATTACATGGCGTGAGACTGATTGACTATCGTGGGGGAAACTCAATTCACTCTTGGGAGTTGGGGTTACGGGGAGACTGTACCCCCCAGGAAATTGACCTGATGAATCGCTTGATTACTAAACGCCGCCATAAGGTTTTTGGTCAACATCAAGATGGGAAGTTACTTACCAAGGCTCAAATTGCTAGTTTTTATACCCATCCTAATTTAGCGCAATTATTAGCCTCTTTAGTTGACAAAAACTATCTGCAACTTATTGATGATAAATATAAGCCAGTGGCGGGTAATTTTTCCTTTGAAGTATATAAGTTTCTCGACCCCGATAAAATATCGGTGACTTTGGTGGCTAGTGATGGGAACCGATTGGGGGTATATTATGGGGGAAGAGTCCGTCGAATTACTCCCCGTGAGGCGGCGCGTTTACAGGGGTTTCCAGATTCTTTTCAACTTCACCCCAATCAGAATAAGGCTTATCGTCAGTTGGGAAATTCGGTTACCATTCCGGTGGTTAAAGCGATCGCTCAAGAGTTGTTACTAAACTTAATACCAACAGCTAAGACCCCATTTCTTGGGAAACCATAA